Proteins encoded within one genomic window of Candidatus Margulisiibacteriota bacterium:
- a CDS encoding sensor histidine kinase, whose product MHHTICDYITDITQNSIEAGASLISIDFKDSNNIIEVIITDNGKGMDEETIKKVLDPFYTDSDKKHERDVGLGLPFLAQGIQQSQGEIYIQSEKDKGTTIKFSFNTKNIDTPPIGDKIITYLSLINFPGEFNLAIQEYKETEKTSFSKKELVEALGDINTSESLSLLKKYLKDNIL is encoded by the coding sequence ATGCATCATACTATTTGTGACTATATTACAGACATCACGCAAAACTCCATTGAAGCTGGAGCGAGCCTTATTTCTATTGACTTCAAGGATAGCAATAACATTATTGAAGTAATTATCACAGATAATGGTAAAGGTATGGACGAAGAAACTATTAAAAAAGTCTTAGATCCCTTTTATACTGACAGCGACAAAAAACATGAAAGAGATGTTGGACTCGGGCTTCCCTTTCTTGCCCAAGGGATTCAACAGTCACAAGGAGAAATATACATTCAATCAGAAAAAGATAAAGGAACAACTATCAAGTTTTCTTTTAATACAAAAAATATTGACACCCCTCCTATTGGAGATAAAATTATTACCTATCTATCCTTAATTAATTTCCCCGGAGAATTTAACCTTGCCATTCAAGAATATAAGGAAACAGAAAAGACATCTTTTTCAAAAAAAGAATTAGTAGAAGCTTTGGGTGATATTAATACATCAGAGTCCCTTAGTTTATTAAAAAAATATTTAAAAGATAATATTTTATAG
- a CDS encoding CBS domain-containing protein, giving the protein MPVNKSIKLFQENSPSILLDVIYRSKIKDIMSRKLITSSPKATIKEAKTLMKEAEVTGIPIVENNELVGMISIDDIFRAIDGNYMEQLVEDHMSTDVIVLEDDMPLAFGITYFEKFKYGRFPVIDKNKKLVGIITSRDILHELLYQLNQEVARLESEIRSEAEPDLITLREVYKIKKMDFSNAGKASNEIKKLLKERNFDSKLVRRVSVAAYELEINITIHSDGGELEFYLDKGKAVVIARDNSPGIEDVNKALKQGFSTADNTIKSLGFGAGMGLPNVKRVSDEFSISSEAGKGTIVQATIMIKENK; this is encoded by the coding sequence ATGCCAGTTAATAAAAGTATTAAGTTATTTCAAGAAAATTCTCCTTCAATTTTACTAGATGTCATTTATCGCTCCAAAATCAAAGATATTATGTCAAGAAAGCTTATTACTTCGTCACCAAAGGCAACCATTAAAGAAGCAAAAACACTTATGAAGGAAGCCGAAGTTACAGGTATCCCTATAGTTGAGAACAATGAGTTGGTGGGGATGATTAGCATTGATGATATTTTTAGGGCAATTGATGGTAATTATATGGAACAATTAGTTGAGGACCACATGTCCACAGACGTAATTGTTTTAGAGGATGATATGCCTCTTGCTTTTGGAATAACATATTTTGAAAAGTTTAAGTATGGCAGATTTCCAGTAATTGATAAAAACAAAAAACTGGTTGGAATTATCACGAGTAGAGATATTTTACATGAACTTCTTTATCAGTTAAACCAAGAAGTAGCTAGGTTAGAAAGTGAAATAAGGAGTGAAGCTGAGCCAGATTTAATTACTTTGAGAGAAGTTTATAAGATAAAAAAGATGGATTTTTCTAATGCTGGGAAGGCTTCAAATGAAATAAAAAAATTGTTAAAAGAAAGAAATTTTGATTCCAAGCTTGTCAGAAGAGTATCCGTTGCTGCTTATGAATTAGAGATAAACATAACAATTCACTCAGATGGTGGTGAATTAGAGTTTTATTTAGATAAAGGAAAGGCAGTTGTCATCGCCAGAGATAATTCTCCAGGAATCGAGGATGTGAACAAAGCCTTAAAACAAGGGTTTTCTACTGCTGATAACACAATCAAGTCTCTTGGATTTGGTGCTGGAATGGGTCTTCCCAATGTTAAGCGCGTTTCAGATGAGTTTAGTATTTCTTCAGAAGCAGGAAAAGGCACGATTGTCCAAGCCACTATCATGATTAAGGAAAACAAATAG
- a CDS encoding NADH-quinone oxidoreductase subunit NuoF, whose amino-acid sequence MAYNTFVLICGGTACESSKSDEMYKLLQKEIFDNNLKNEVQIVKTGCFGFCEQGPIIKILPSETFYVKVTPADIKEIVQEHLIKGRPVHRLEYKPSEDQGRVKIEDIEFYQKQFRIVLRNCGIIDPENINEYIAREGYVALEKAIFEMSPEDIINELKISGLRGRGGAGFPTWLKWNLTKQENADQKYVVCNADEGDPGAYMDRSTLEGDPHSVLEAMTICGKTIGANKGFIYIRAEYPLAITRLEIAINQAKELGLLGDNILGSEFSFDIEIRLGAGAFVCGEETALLRSIEGSRGMPTPRPPFPSVKGLWDKPTCINNVETWANIPVILTKGAEWFNKIGTDNSKGTKVFALTGKINNSGLIEVPMGTTLREIIYDIGGGIKDDKKFKAAQSGGPSGGVIPEQYLDTPIDYNNLVAIGSMMGSGGLIVMDEDDCIVDIVKFYLQFTVDESCGKCAPCRIGGKQLLSILEDISCGRGTEQSIKNLKDISIAMNNASLCGLGQTASNPVMSTLKYFEKEYREHIEQKKCSSGKCKSLMTFTIVADKCIGCTACARKCPVNAIIGTVKQVHIIDQSKCIKCGACVTACKFDAVIKG is encoded by the coding sequence ATGGCATACAATACCTTCGTACTTATCTGTGGCGGAACCGCCTGCGAGTCTAGCAAATCCGATGAAATGTATAAACTTCTACAAAAAGAAATTTTTGATAACAATCTTAAAAATGAGGTACAAATAGTAAAAACTGGTTGTTTTGGTTTTTGTGAACAAGGACCTATTATCAAAATATTACCTAGTGAAACTTTTTATGTAAAAGTAACACCTGCAGATATTAAAGAAATTGTTCAAGAACATCTAATTAAAGGTCGCCCTGTACACAGACTAGAATACAAGCCTTCCGAAGATCAAGGGAGAGTGAAGATAGAAGATATCGAGTTTTACCAAAAACAATTCCGTATTGTTCTAAGAAACTGTGGAATTATTGACCCTGAAAACATTAACGAATATATAGCAAGAGAGGGATATGTAGCTCTTGAAAAAGCTATCTTTGAAATGTCTCCTGAGGATATTATCAATGAACTAAAAATATCTGGACTCAGAGGAAGAGGTGGAGCCGGCTTTCCTACTTGGCTAAAATGGAATTTAACAAAACAAGAAAATGCTGACCAAAAATATGTTGTTTGTAATGCGGATGAAGGCGACCCTGGTGCTTATATGGACAGAAGCACACTGGAAGGCGACCCTCACTCAGTTCTAGAAGCTATGACTATTTGCGGAAAAACTATCGGTGCTAACAAAGGGTTTATCTATATAAGAGCAGAATATCCATTAGCTATTACAAGATTGGAAATAGCGATAAACCAAGCCAAAGAACTAGGACTACTTGGAGACAATATTTTAGGCTCAGAATTTAGTTTTGATATTGAAATAAGACTTGGAGCAGGAGCCTTTGTTTGTGGAGAAGAAACTGCACTACTTCGCTCTATAGAAGGTAGTAGAGGAATGCCTACCCCTAGACCACCATTCCCTTCCGTTAAAGGACTCTGGGATAAACCAACTTGTATTAATAATGTGGAAACCTGGGCTAATATACCTGTTATTCTTACCAAAGGTGCCGAGTGGTTTAACAAAATTGGCACAGACAACTCCAAGGGAACAAAAGTGTTTGCTTTAACTGGAAAAATAAATAATTCTGGGTTAATTGAAGTACCAATGGGAACAACACTAAGAGAAATTATTTATGATATAGGTGGCGGCATTAAAGATGATAAAAAGTTTAAAGCGGCTCAATCCGGCGGACCATCTGGTGGAGTTATTCCTGAACAATACTTAGATACTCCTATTGATTATAACAATCTAGTAGCTATTGGTTCTATGATGGGTTCTGGTGGATTAATTGTTATGGATGAAGACGATTGTATAGTTGATATTGTAAAGTTCTATTTACAATTTACTGTTGATGAATCTTGTGGAAAATGTGCTCCTTGCAGAATCGGAGGCAAACAACTTCTATCTATCTTAGAAGATATTTCTTGTGGTAGAGGCACAGAGCAAAGCATTAAAAACCTAAAAGATATTTCAATAGCAATGAACAACGCTTCTCTTTGCGGTTTAGGACAAACAGCTAGCAATCCAGTTATGTCTACCTTAAAGTATTTCGAAAAAGAATACCGTGAACATATCGAACAGAAAAAATGTAGTTCTGGCAAATGCAAGTCACTTATGACATTTACTATTGTTGCTGACAAATGTATTGGATGTACTGCATGTGCTAGAAAATGTCCTGTTAATGCAATTATTGGCACAGTCAAACAGGTACATATAATTGATCAATCAAAATGCATCAAATGTGGCGCTTGCGTTACTGCTTGTAAATTTGATGCTGTCATCAAAGGATAA
- a CDS encoding NADH-dependent [FeFe] hydrogenase, group A6: MTEKMIKVKINGIEVEVPEGTSILDAAKQACIKIPTLCYHEDLLPTASCGLCIVKIKGMNKKVRACATNAEAGMEITTHDAELYNIRKIVLELILSNHPNECLTCQRNGKCELQTLAKEFGIREQNFAPQLKQKAIDSSTTSLILDRQKCISCGRCVQVCQDMQDVWALEFIGRGFDMNIAPAGDLQLNDSPCVKCGQCSAHCPVGAIVEKDEVDKVWDGLHDETKHAVVQFAPAVRVAFGEGFDYESGEIVTNKIYTLLRQLGFKAVFDTNFSADLTIMEEGAEFVDKFLNNPASLPLITSCCPSWVDYLEKYYPCMIENFSTAKSPQQMLSALAKTYYAEKNGLDPKDIFMVSVMPCTAKKYEISRDENMSASGIQDTDVVITTRELVRMTKSAGVIFDHLKEGKADSLLGEYSGAGTIFGVTGGVMEAAIRSAYYLITKEDLADVDIKPVRGLKGVKEAEIDIKGTKVRVAVAHGLSNVKKVMNKVKKAKENGEEIPWHFIEVMACPGGCIGGGGQPYGVTNTIRKKRTEGIYNDDKKSKARCSHHNPMVQKVYEEFLDHPNSHKAHELLHTSYTHRPVYLK; the protein is encoded by the coding sequence ATGACTGAAAAGATGATAAAAGTTAAAATAAACGGAATCGAAGTTGAAGTACCCGAAGGAACCTCTATCCTAGATGCAGCCAAACAAGCTTGCATTAAGATACCAACCTTATGCTACCACGAAGACTTATTACCTACAGCTTCTTGTGGACTTTGTATTGTTAAAATAAAAGGAATGAACAAGAAGGTTAGAGCCTGTGCTACTAACGCTGAAGCAGGTATGGAAATTACTACCCATGATGCTGAATTATATAATATCAGAAAAATCGTGCTGGAATTAATTCTTTCTAATCACCCTAACGAATGTTTGACTTGCCAACGTAATGGTAAATGTGAACTACAAACACTAGCCAAAGAATTTGGAATAAGAGAACAAAACTTTGCTCCTCAACTTAAACAAAAAGCTATTGATAGCTCCACAACCTCTTTAATCCTCGATCGACAGAAATGCATTTCCTGTGGAAGATGCGTGCAAGTATGCCAAGATATGCAAGATGTTTGGGCGTTGGAGTTTATTGGCAGAGGCTTCGATATGAATATTGCTCCTGCTGGAGACCTTCAGCTAAATGACAGCCCTTGTGTAAAATGTGGACAATGTAGTGCACACTGCCCTGTTGGTGCAATTGTGGAAAAGGACGAAGTTGATAAAGTTTGGGATGGTCTTCACGACGAAACTAAACATGCTGTTGTACAATTTGCACCAGCAGTAAGAGTTGCTTTTGGCGAAGGATTTGATTATGAATCAGGGGAAATCGTTACCAACAAAATATATACATTATTAAGACAATTAGGTTTTAAAGCTGTTTTTGATACAAACTTCTCAGCTGACCTCACAATTATGGAAGAAGGTGCCGAGTTTGTAGATAAGTTCTTAAATAACCCTGCCAGCCTTCCATTAATAACTTCTTGCTGTCCAAGTTGGGTAGATTACTTAGAAAAATACTATCCATGTATGATTGAAAATTTCTCAACAGCAAAATCACCTCAACAAATGCTTAGTGCTTTGGCTAAAACCTACTACGCAGAGAAGAATGGCTTAGATCCAAAAGATATTTTCATGGTATCTGTTATGCCTTGTACTGCAAAAAAATATGAAATCTCCAGAGATGAAAACATGTCAGCAAGTGGAATTCAAGACACCGACGTTGTAATTACAACTAGAGAGCTAGTCAGAATGACAAAGTCCGCTGGAGTAATCTTTGATCACCTAAAAGAAGGAAAAGCTGATAGTCTTCTTGGTGAATACTCTGGAGCTGGAACAATCTTTGGCGTTACTGGTGGAGTCATGGAAGCAGCTATTAGATCTGCCTATTACTTAATCACCAAAGAAGATCTAGCGGACGTTGATATTAAGCCTGTTAGAGGACTAAAAGGCGTCAAAGAAGCAGAAATTGACATTAAAGGAACTAAAGTTAGGGTGGCTGTTGCCCATGGCTTAAGTAATGTGAAGAAAGTAATGAATAAAGTGAAAAAAGCCAAAGAAAACGGAGAAGAAATTCCTTGGCATTTTATTGAGGTTATGGCTTGTCCGGGCGGATGTATTGGTGGTGGCGGACAACCTTATGGTGTAACAAACACTATTAGAAAAAAAAGAACTGAAGGCATCTACAATGATGATAAAAAATCCAAAGCTAGATGTTCTCACCACAATCCAATGGTTCAAAAGGTTTATGAAGAATTTTTAGACCATCCAAATAGTCATAAGGCACATGAGCTACTTCATACGTCTTATACTCATAGACCTGTTTACTTAAAATAG
- a CDS encoding (2Fe-2S) ferredoxin domain-containing protein codes for MSKLTLDDLRKLRGEKVQEYSRRNNEQDNSSIIIGMGTCGIAAGAKDTLNSFVEALDEHGLTNVKVKQTGCMGACNVEPTVEIIVPGMPTIVYGNVNKDIAKKIVLKHIIGKELLDDHIQDKPAMDIIDN; via the coding sequence ATGAGCAAACTTACACTGGATGACCTTAGAAAACTCCGCGGAGAAAAGGTACAAGAATATTCAAGAAGAAACAACGAACAGGATAATAGCTCCATAATTATTGGCATGGGAACATGTGGAATTGCAGCTGGAGCAAAAGACACGCTAAATTCTTTTGTTGAAGCATTAGACGAACATGGTCTTACAAATGTCAAAGTAAAGCAAACTGGTTGCATGGGCGCTTGCAATGTTGAGCCAACTGTTGAAATAATTGTTCCTGGAATGCCTACAATTGTATATGGCAACGTCAATAAAGATATTGCAAAAAAAATAGTCTTAAAACACATCATTGGTAAAGAACTATTAGATGACCATATTCAGGATAAGCCTGCTATGGATATCATAGACAATTAA
- a CDS encoding redox-sensing transcriptional repressor Rex — MTFNKELVVRLLRYKNALLKLKNLGVLKVFSDNIADTAGVTASQVRKDFSLLKIAGNKRGGYQIEELLDDITNIVGPTSGESIVVVGCGNIGRALMNYKGFHSETFEMIAGFDISPEVVNNENSCKVYGMDKLEEFVSVNNIKVAIISVPDNVAAEVYDKLVKIGVKGFLNFARVNLREIEGVFVNNVNLELNIENLFYYINFMEKGKSI; from the coding sequence ATGACATTTAATAAAGAGTTGGTTGTTAGATTGTTGAGGTATAAAAATGCCTTGCTTAAGCTCAAGAACTTGGGTGTGCTGAAAGTTTTCTCTGATAATATTGCAGACACTGCTGGTGTTACGGCGTCTCAGGTGAGAAAAGATTTTTCTTTACTTAAGATTGCAGGAAACAAACGAGGTGGCTATCAAATTGAAGAACTTTTAGATGATATTACTAATATTGTTGGACCAACAAGTGGAGAAAGTATTGTAGTTGTCGGTTGTGGGAACATTGGCCGAGCGCTTATGAATTACAAAGGATTTCATAGTGAGACATTTGAGATGATAGCCGGATTTGATATTAGCCCAGAGGTAGTAAATAACGAAAACAGTTGCAAGGTATATGGCATGGATAAGCTAGAAGAGTTTGTCTCAGTTAATAATATCAAAGTAGCAATTATTTCAGTCCCAGACAATGTTGCTGCAGAGGTATACGACAAGTTAGTTAAAATTGGAGTTAAGGGTTTTCTTAATTTTGCTAGAGTTAATTTAAGGGAAATTGAGGGAGTTTTTGTGAATAATGTTAATTTGGAATTAAATATTGAAAACTTATTTTATTATATTAATTTTATGGAAAAAGGAAAAAGCATATGA
- a CDS encoding PHP domain-containing protein, which translates to MDKQSIIELNQLGLADLHIHSCLSPCADLYMSPRFIAKNAVERGLKMAALTDHNSSQNCPAFKYECEKVGIVPLFGMELNTKEEIHVLCITDQLERALAFDKIVSEKISKFENDPLVFGDQPVVNEKEEILYQIPYYLGNAVNISIDHIWDYLDPNHWLIIPSHINRQRNSLITNLGFIPDLPFDAVEVAKANDDGRKMWGNYIVVRNSDMHRLDF; encoded by the coding sequence ATGGATAAGCAATCGATTATTGAATTAAATCAGCTTGGTTTAGCTGATTTGCATATTCATTCATGTCTTTCTCCTTGTGCAGATTTATATATGTCTCCAAGGTTTATTGCAAAAAATGCGGTGGAGAGAGGGCTAAAGATGGCTGCACTTACAGACCATAATTCTTCTCAAAATTGTCCTGCCTTTAAGTATGAGTGCGAAAAAGTTGGAATAGTACCTCTTTTTGGTATGGAATTAAATACTAAAGAAGAAATTCACGTTCTATGCATAACGGATCAACTAGAGAGAGCTTTAGCTTTTGATAAAATAGTTTCAGAAAAAATATCCAAATTTGAAAATGATCCATTGGTATTTGGTGACCAACCAGTTGTTAATGAAAAGGAGGAGATTTTATATCAGATTCCTTATTATTTAGGTAATGCAGTTAATATCTCTATTGACCATATTTGGGACTATCTTGATCCAAATCATTGGTTAATTATCCCTTCGCATATTAACAGACAAAGAAACAGCTTGATTACTAATTTAGGCTTTATTCCCGACCTACCTTTTGATGCCGTTGAAGTTGCCAAAGCCAACGACGATGGTAGGAAAATGTGGGGTAATTATATAGTTGTTCGTAATAGTGATATGCATAGACTGGATTTTTAA
- a CDS encoding NAD(P)H-dependent oxidoreductase subunit E produces MSEQINFSKELNEYIAEWKDKPGNLIMILHKVQEEFGYVPRQAALKLTEMIDVNLAKIYGVITFYHYFKLKAPGKHQIQVCMGTACYLKGGQDIIDELETNFGIPVNGTSEDGNFSLEALRCVGCCGLAPVMIIDKQVYGKLNTEEIPAILKKYN; encoded by the coding sequence ATGTCAGAACAGATCAACTTTTCTAAAGAATTAAACGAATACATAGCAGAATGGAAGGACAAGCCGGGAAATCTAATCATGATTCTCCATAAAGTCCAAGAAGAATTTGGATACGTTCCAAGACAAGCAGCCTTGAAATTAACAGAAATGATAGATGTAAATTTAGCTAAAATTTATGGCGTAATAACTTTCTATCATTATTTCAAGCTAAAAGCTCCAGGAAAACACCAAATACAAGTTTGCATGGGAACTGCTTGCTATTTAAAAGGTGGACAAGACATTATTGATGAATTAGAAACAAATTTTGGTATACCAGTTAATGGCACATCCGAAGATGGCAACTTCTCACTTGAAGCGTTGAGATGCGTGGGTTGTTGCGGACTTGCCCCAGTTATGATTATTGACAAACAAGTATACGGAAAACTTAACACAGAGGAAATCCCTGCGATTTTAAAAAAATATAATTAA
- a CDS encoding Trp family transcriptional regulator, with product MTNNYNELINIFASITNKDEMKKFLEEILTDKERISITLRWQLMKDINSGKSQREIASEHHLSLCKITRGSKILKSPNSICKKYLNQ from the coding sequence ATGACAAACAACTACAATGAACTTATCAATATCTTTGCTTCCATCACAAATAAAGATGAGATGAAAAAATTTCTAGAAGAAATACTCACAGATAAAGAAAGAATCTCCATTACACTCAGATGGCAATTGATGAAAGATATAAATTCAGGAAAAAGTCAGAGAGAAATAGCAAGCGAACACCATCTGAGTCTTTGCAAAATAACAAGAGGCTCAAAAATACTAAAATCACCAAACTCTATTTGCAAAAAATACCTCAATCAGTAA